The following proteins are co-located in the uncultured Draconibacterium sp. genome:
- a CDS encoding DUF502 domain-containing protein, with product MKKIVQYFLQGVLLVGPLAIIVYVIYAIFVSLDGWLNSNIEPIIGYRIPGLGVLVLFATLTLLGLIGQTAIIRPIKYFFRTLIEKVPLLNLFYTSLNDLFSAFVGKEKKFNTPVKVLFNKENDLWKLGFITRESLEEIGNSTHAAVYFPHSYNFSGELYMVPVDRVITIDISPAAAMKFIVSGGVTRF from the coding sequence ATGAAAAAAATTGTTCAGTATTTTCTGCAGGGAGTATTACTTGTTGGACCATTGGCCATTATAGTTTATGTTATCTATGCCATTTTTGTTTCGCTCGACGGATGGCTAAACAGCAATATCGAACCTATAATTGGGTATCGGATTCCCGGACTGGGAGTGCTTGTTCTTTTTGCAACCTTAACATTGTTGGGACTAATTGGGCAAACTGCCATTATTCGCCCCATCAAATATTTTTTCAGAACACTCATCGAGAAGGTGCCTCTTCTCAACTTGTTTTACACCTCGTTAAATGACCTCTTTTCGGCATTTGTAGGAAAGGAGAAAAAATTTAATACACCGGTAAAAGTTTTATTTAATAAAGAAAATGATCTTTGGAAACTGGGTTTTATAACCCGCGAAAGCCTTGAAGAGATTGGTAATTCGACGCATGCTGCCGTATATTTTCCACACTCGTACAACTTTTCAGGCGAATTATATATGGTGCCTGTTGACCGTGTGATAACAATTGACATTTCGCCTGCTGCTGCTATGAAATTTATTGTATCTGGTGGTGTAACACGTTTTTAA
- a CDS encoding efflux RND transporter periplasmic adaptor subunit yields the protein MLRSKKNYVRAAILFIVAIIAFSCSEEQKKQLPPPDVKVVEVVQKDITNKVDFVGEVYGFQDISIRARVSGFLDGIHFKEGSHVKKGQLLYSIDPQPFEAEVAAQQSTLAEAKSVYAKAQSDLKRYKPLAETNAVSQADLDGAQLQFEAAEAKVEAAKANLEIAQIKLGYAKIYSPIDGVIGKSLAKVGEVVGQAPLIVLNTVSNMKDIHVEFFLPENQYLRTAQILKASPELIKESEEHDGLLELVLADGSVHDYKGSINFIDRGVNSTTGTILIQTTFKNPDGLIRPGQYAKVRIPVNYNDAIIIPQKCVKELQGQYSVFSVNAENKVETRQIEVGTKVGDMWIVTKGLNAGEKVLIEGLQKVRNGVTVSPEVIEFKSQFESL from the coding sequence ATGCTTAGATCAAAAAAAAATTATGTAAGAGCAGCAATTCTATTTATTGTTGCAATTATTGCCTTTTCGTGTTCCGAAGAACAAAAAAAACAATTGCCTCCTCCGGATGTAAAAGTTGTTGAAGTAGTGCAAAAAGACATTACCAACAAAGTTGATTTTGTTGGTGAAGTGTACGGATTTCAGGATATTTCCATAAGGGCAAGAGTGAGTGGATTTCTTGATGGGATACATTTCAAAGAAGGTTCTCACGTAAAAAAAGGTCAACTACTTTATTCCATCGATCCGCAACCTTTCGAAGCGGAAGTGGCTGCACAACAAAGTACGTTGGCAGAAGCTAAATCGGTATATGCGAAAGCCCAAAGCGATTTAAAAAGGTATAAACCATTGGCTGAAACAAATGCTGTTAGTCAAGCCGATTTGGACGGAGCGCAGTTGCAATTTGAGGCGGCTGAAGCAAAAGTTGAGGCAGCAAAAGCCAATTTGGAAATCGCCCAAATTAAACTGGGATATGCAAAAATATATTCGCCAATTGATGGCGTAATTGGAAAATCGTTGGCTAAAGTCGGCGAAGTGGTTGGCCAGGCACCACTCATTGTGCTTAACACCGTTTCGAATATGAAAGACATTCATGTTGAATTTTTTCTTCCTGAGAATCAATACTTAAGAACGGCGCAAATACTTAAGGCATCACCTGAATTAATAAAAGAGAGTGAAGAACACGACGGGCTTTTGGAACTGGTACTCGCTGACGGAAGTGTTCATGATTACAAAGGCTCCATAAATTTTATCGACCGTGGAGTTAATAGTACTACAGGAACAATATTAATACAAACTACTTTTAAAAATCCTGATGGACTAATTCGTCCCGGGCAATATGCCAAAGTTCGTATTCCGGTTAATTATAACGACGCCATTATTATTCCTCAAAAATGTGTAAAAGAGTTGCAGGGACAATATTCTGTATTTTCGGTAAATGCTGAAAACAAGGTTGAAACCCGGCAAATTGAAGTAGGAACAAAGGTTGGTGATATGTGGATTGTAACCAAGGGACTAAATGCTGGTGAGAAAGTGCTCATCGAAGGACTTCAGAAAGTTAGAAACGGTGTAACTGTTTCGCCCGAAGTTATTGAGTTTAAAAGTCAGTTCGAATCACTTTAA
- a CDS encoding efflux RND transporter permease subunit, with protein MSDNKGNFFVHRPIVAMVIAIVIVILGLVMLMGLPIEQYPNLTPPIVQVRGSYTGANALNVEESMATPLEQQINGVDNMIYMKSTNSNDGSMNIQISFDVGTDPDMNTVLAQNRVSAATAKLPESVKRMGVTTQKSLSNVLLLIALTSDGRYDQDFLGNYGLINIKDQLARIKGVGRVDVIGASDYSMRIWVKPDRLAAIGMTIPEILNAINQQNTIVPGGKFGAEPSPAGTEYTYTVRMPERFNSPEEFGEIVVRTESDGSQVKLKDIAEISLGVETYSAFTRLNGEACSIIALYQAPGSNATELASQIKQEIETLSGSFPEGIKYDISLDSTAAITAGINDIVETLIIALLLVILVVFIFIQDWRATLIPTIAIPVSLVGAFIFFPFLGFSINVLSLLGLVLAIGIVVDDAIVVVEAVQVNISHGMTAKEATLDAMRKVTAPVIATTLVLVAVFIPVAGMAGITGRLYQQFAITIVVSVIVSSVNALTLSPALASLLLKEPKAYKGPLGWFFGKFNKWMGKSTEGYMKVTNIFARKIKRGIVFIIVLTAAAGFFGKLVPGGFIPAEDMGYFFVNMQLPDAASLQRSDVVSKKIEGILNDIPEIEYITNATGFSMLSGSMATNTGFMFVALRNWDERDKTANEIIQEVNVKLALGVNEAQAFAFGPPAIPGLGNGSGFSIMLQDRGGNTPNYLSENVTKFIQAANARDEIGNAFTTFQANVPQRYMNIDKEKALKLGVSLNDLYTTVGAFMGGAYVNDFTRFGRLYKTYIQAEHQYRVSENDINSFFIKNKTGEMVPLATLATIDPISGPEYTTRFNLYRAVEVTGSPAAGYTSAQAMKALEEVAAELLPEDMGYQWNAMSFQEKQASGSLGVIMTFSLLFVFLILAAQYESWSLPFSILLGTPFAIFGALFALWAARLFSGSFENNIFAQVSFVMLIGMAAKNAILIVEFAKEEFDKGKSLFDAAIEAARSRFRPILMTAFSFILGIFPLVVASGSGAEARKVMGMALLGGMTLATLLGVFLYPMLFVFIGKIAGYEKKRDKAALAVESGNKKSI; from the coding sequence ATGTCAGATAATAAAGGAAATTTCTTTGTACACAGGCCTATTGTTGCAATGGTTATTGCCATTGTAATTGTGATTTTAGGACTGGTAATGTTAATGGGGCTCCCCATTGAACAATATCCAAACTTAACTCCTCCCATTGTACAGGTTCGAGGTAGTTATACAGGAGCAAATGCCTTAAATGTGGAAGAATCGATGGCTACACCGCTGGAACAGCAAATTAACGGTGTTGACAACATGATTTATATGAAATCAACAAACTCAAACGATGGATCCATGAATATCCAGATTTCGTTTGATGTTGGAACCGATCCGGACATGAATACGGTACTGGCGCAAAACCGTGTTTCGGCAGCCACTGCCAAATTACCCGAATCGGTAAAAAGAATGGGAGTAACCACTCAAAAATCCCTTTCCAACGTTCTTCTTCTAATTGCCTTAACTTCAGATGGTCGATACGATCAGGATTTTCTGGGAAACTATGGACTGATAAACATCAAGGACCAACTGGCAAGGATTAAAGGTGTTGGTCGTGTTGATGTAATCGGAGCCTCCGATTATTCGATGCGTATTTGGGTAAAACCCGACCGATTGGCTGCCATTGGAATGACCATCCCGGAAATATTAAATGCAATTAATCAACAAAACACCATTGTGCCGGGAGGTAAATTTGGTGCTGAACCATCACCTGCCGGAACGGAATATACCTATACTGTTCGTATGCCCGAGCGCTTTAATTCGCCGGAAGAATTTGGCGAAATTGTGGTTAGAACGGAGTCGGATGGCTCGCAGGTAAAACTAAAGGACATTGCTGAAATTAGCCTGGGAGTGGAAACCTACAGTGCATTTACACGGTTGAATGGTGAAGCCTGTTCGATTATTGCACTTTACCAGGCACCCGGATCCAATGCAACGGAACTGGCAAGTCAAATAAAACAGGAAATTGAAACCTTATCCGGTTCATTCCCTGAAGGAATCAAATACGACATATCACTTGATTCTACAGCGGCAATTACTGCAGGTATCAACGATATTGTTGAAACGCTTATTATTGCCTTACTTTTAGTAATTCTGGTTGTATTTATTTTTATACAAGACTGGCGTGCCACTTTAATTCCAACCATTGCAATACCCGTTTCACTGGTTGGTGCATTTATTTTCTTTCCCTTTTTAGGTTTTAGTATTAACGTATTGTCCTTACTTGGATTGGTGCTGGCAATTGGAATTGTAGTTGACGATGCCATTGTTGTTGTAGAAGCTGTACAGGTAAACATATCGCATGGAATGACTGCGAAAGAAGCGACACTTGATGCCATGCGTAAAGTTACTGCACCGGTTATTGCAACTACTCTGGTTTTGGTTGCGGTGTTTATTCCTGTGGCAGGAATGGCCGGAATTACAGGTCGTTTGTATCAGCAATTTGCAATTACCATTGTAGTTTCAGTTATTGTTTCGTCGGTAAATGCGCTTACTTTAAGTCCGGCTCTTGCCTCCCTTCTTTTAAAAGAACCCAAAGCTTACAAAGGTCCGCTTGGTTGGTTTTTCGGAAAGTTCAATAAATGGATGGGGAAATCTACCGAAGGTTACATGAAAGTTACCAATATATTTGCCCGTAAAATCAAACGCGGCATTGTATTTATTATCGTTTTAACAGCCGCGGCCGGATTCTTTGGCAAGTTGGTTCCCGGAGGATTTATTCCTGCTGAAGACATGGGCTACTTTTTTGTAAACATGCAATTACCTGATGCAGCATCATTGCAACGGTCGGATGTGGTGAGTAAAAAAATTGAAGGCATTTTAAATGACATTCCTGAAATAGAATACATTACCAACGCAACCGGATTTAGTATGTTATCCGGGTCGATGGCTACAAATACCGGGTTTATGTTTGTTGCCTTGCGTAACTGGGACGAAAGAGACAAAACAGCAAATGAAATCATACAGGAAGTAAATGTAAAATTGGCACTTGGAGTAAACGAAGCGCAAGCTTTTGCATTCGGGCCTCCTGCCATTCCGGGTTTGGGAAATGGTTCCGGATTTAGCATCATGCTTCAGGACCGCGGAGGAAATACTCCGAATTATTTGTCTGAAAACGTGACGAAATTTATACAGGCGGCCAATGCCAGAGACGAAATTGGAAATGCATTTACTACTTTCCAGGCCAATGTTCCGCAGCGCTACATGAACATAGACAAGGAGAAAGCGTTAAAACTTGGCGTTTCGCTAAACGATCTTTACACCACCGTTGGCGCATTTATGGGAGGAGCTTATGTAAACGACTTTACACGGTTTGGACGATTGTACAAAACCTATATTCAGGCGGAACATCAATACCGTGTATCTGAAAACGACATCAACAGTTTCTTTATTAAAAACAAAACCGGCGAAATGGTTCCGCTTGCAACACTTGCCACAATCGATCCAATATCTGGTCCGGAATATACCACCCGTTTTAATTTATACAGGGCAGTTGAAGTTACCGGTTCACCAGCTGCAGGATATACTTCAGCTCAGGCAATGAAAGCCCTGGAAGAAGTTGCGGCAGAACTATTACCCGAAGATATGGGGTATCAATGGAATGCCATGTCGTTTCAGGAAAAACAAGCATCAGGATCTTTGGGAGTAATCATGACCTTTTCCTTACTTTTTGTATTTCTGATTCTTGCTGCCCAATACGAAAGCTGGTCCTTACCATTTAGTATCTTGCTGGGAACTCCCTTCGCCATTTTTGGGGCACTGTTTGCACTTTGGGCAGCACGTCTTTTTAGCGGCTCGTTCGAGAACAATATTTTTGCGCAGGTGAGTTTTGTAATGCTTATTGGAATGGCGGCCAAAAATGCCATTCTTATTGTAGAATTTGCGAAAGAGGAATTCGACAAAGGCAAAAGCTTATTCGATGCAGCCATAGAAGCAGCACGATCGCGATTCCGTCCGATTTTAATGACAGCTTTCTCGTTTATACTTGGTATTTTTCCTTTGGTTGTAGCAAGTGGCTCAGGAGCTGAAGCGCGTAAAGTTATGGGAATGGCTTTGTTGGGAGGTATGACATTGGCAACACTTTTAGGAGTATTCCTCTACCCTATGCTTTTTGTATTTATCGGTAAAATCGCAGGCTACGAAAAGAAAAGAGATAAAGCAGCACTTGCAGTGGAGTCTGGAAATAAAAAATCAATTTAA
- a CDS encoding efflux transporter outer membrane subunit has product MKHAKIIYNLSLFALLLGLANSCMVGPNFQKVEIESPDSYRYQDSARGTETVMDWSTFFNDKVLQELIDSALVNNKDMRIAISKINESRAYLGMANADLYPGFSYSASSSFGNSLTPGGDANAAFTGTANINWELVFWGKYRRASEAAQADLVASEYGLKAIELSLIAQVSNTYYSLLDYKNRLRIAKSTLDSRTESLRIVRERFEKGIVPEIDLNQAQIQEATAAAAIPVYERSIAFTENALSILIGENPRNFIAEVEIENINLPDFVPAGLPSELLLKRPDILEAEQLLKAQNARIGVAQAMRFPSISLTGFLGLSSPELSDFNAFGSIGADLFGPIFYFGKNKRRVEAAQEVTEQFKLNYEKAVLSAFRETEDALVYIRTLQQELVFVEKQLAASRNGAKLARQRYDGGVTSYLEVLDAERGLFNIELYYSETLQKIMGAHTDLYKALGGDW; this is encoded by the coding sequence ATGAAACACGCAAAAATAATATACAATTTATCGCTGTTTGCGCTTCTTTTAGGTTTGGCAAACAGTTGCATGGTTGGCCCAAACTTTCAAAAGGTTGAAATTGAAAGCCCTGATTCGTACCGTTATCAGGATTCTGCCCGCGGAACCGAAACTGTAATGGATTGGAGCACATTTTTTAACGACAAAGTACTTCAGGAACTCATTGATTCCGCCTTGGTAAATAACAAAGACATGCGGATTGCTATTTCAAAAATAAATGAATCGAGAGCTTATTTGGGAATGGCAAACGCCGATTTGTATCCAGGTTTTTCCTACAGTGCCTCTTCTTCATTTGGAAACAGTTTGACCCCGGGTGGTGATGCAAATGCTGCATTCACCGGAACAGCAAATATAAACTGGGAGCTTGTTTTTTGGGGGAAATACCGCAGAGCCAGCGAAGCTGCCCAGGCAGATCTTGTAGCTTCTGAATACGGATTAAAAGCCATTGAATTAAGTTTAATTGCGCAGGTATCGAATACCTATTATTCGCTTCTTGATTATAAAAATCGTTTAAGAATTGCCAAAAGCACGCTTGACTCGCGCACTGAATCCTTACGTATTGTTCGTGAAAGATTTGAAAAAGGTATTGTGCCGGAAATTGATTTAAATCAGGCGCAAATTCAGGAAGCTACTGCTGCTGCTGCAATTCCTGTTTACGAACGTTCGATTGCATTTACAGAAAACGCTTTAAGTATTCTGATAGGTGAAAATCCCCGGAATTTTATTGCTGAAGTTGAAATTGAAAATATAAACCTGCCGGATTTTGTTCCTGCCGGACTACCGTCAGAATTGCTTCTTAAACGACCTGACATACTGGAGGCAGAACAATTATTGAAAGCTCAAAATGCACGAATTGGTGTTGCCCAAGCCATGCGTTTCCCTTCAATTAGTTTAACAGGCTTTTTAGGATTATCAAGTCCTGAACTATCAGACTTTAATGCATTTGGTTCGATTGGTGCCGATTTGTTTGGACCCATTTTCTATTTCGGAAAGAACAAACGCAGAGTTGAAGCGGCCCAGGAAGTAACTGAGCAGTTTAAATTGAACTACGAAAAAGCCGTTCTGTCGGCATTCCGCGAAACTGAAGATGCTCTTGTTTATATACGCACGCTGCAGCAAGAGCTGGTATTTGTTGAAAAACAACTTGCTGCATCGCGTAACGGAGCTAAATTAGCACGACAAAGATACGATGGTGGTGTTACCAGTTACCTGGAAGTATTAGACGCCGAGCGTGGACTTTTTAACATTGAATTGTATTATTCTGAAACGCTACAAAAAATTATGGGGGCACATACCGATCTGTATAAAGCGCTTGGCGGTGATTGGTAA
- a CDS encoding alpha/beta hydrolase → MRLFLIYFVLVVAANQVFCAEVQGEKPIVYFIPGQGADARLFKNIELDSSFEVQHINYFTPEKGSGMTEFAKELSLQIDTTRQFYLVGVSLGGMLAIEMGDFLKPDKIIVISSAKNRKEFPFRYRFQKTIPVYKIIPSPFVKMGARILQPIVEPDRNKDKETFISMLKDKDPKFLSRTVKMILEWDRIEKGENIVHIHGDNDHTLPARNIYFDYLVEDGSHMMVLTKGSLISELINEELVNAK, encoded by the coding sequence ATGAGATTATTCCTTATTTATTTTGTTTTAGTAGTTGCTGCCAATCAGGTTTTTTGTGCTGAAGTTCAGGGAGAAAAACCTATTGTGTACTTTATACCCGGACAAGGCGCGGATGCCCGCTTGTTTAAAAATATTGAACTGGATTCCAGTTTCGAAGTTCAACACATAAATTATTTTACTCCCGAAAAAGGTTCCGGCATGACTGAATTTGCGAAGGAACTTTCTCTGCAGATTGATACAACACGACAGTTTTATCTTGTGGGTGTTTCACTTGGTGGAATGCTGGCAATTGAAATGGGTGATTTTTTAAAACCTGATAAGATAATCGTTATATCGAGTGCTAAAAACCGAAAAGAATTTCCTTTTCGCTACCGTTTTCAAAAAACAATTCCTGTGTACAAAATTATTCCATCTCCTTTTGTGAAAATGGGTGCTCGCATACTTCAGCCAATTGTTGAGCCTGATCGGAACAAAGACAAGGAAACATTTATTTCGATGTTAAAAGACAAAGATCCTAAGTTTTTAAGTAGAACAGTAAAAATGATTCTGGAGTGGGATCGCATTGAAAAAGGGGAAAATATAGTACACATTCACGGCGATAACGATCATACCTTACCAGCCAGAAATATTTATTTTGATTACCTGGTAGAAGACGGTTCGCACATGATGGTGCTTACCAAAGGATCGCTAATCAGTGAATTGATAAATGAGGAATTGGTGAATGCTAAATAA
- a CDS encoding STAS domain-containing protein, whose amino-acid sequence MKNGGRTPISGMVHALTLLLIMLFLGKWAKLIPMSCLAGILIVVAYNMSEWRSFKAILKGSFFDIIVLISTFLLTVLVDLTVAIQVGVVLSAILFMKRMSDLSEKRINNIVDTDIIEDYSNLPKEISIYEISGPLFFASARRYSEVLEEVGIKSKVLIIRMRHVSFVDQTGIHNLKDTLKLLRNKGIVVILSGVNKDVLADFAKNGISDILMKLHICDSFEKSLELAQSELKVLSPS is encoded by the coding sequence GTGAAAAATGGCGGTCGTACACCTATTTCCGGAATGGTACACGCATTAACTTTATTGTTGATAATGTTGTTTTTAGGCAAGTGGGCAAAATTAATTCCGATGTCGTGTTTAGCCGGAATCTTAATTGTTGTGGCCTATAATATGAGTGAGTGGCGGTCGTTTAAAGCCATTTTGAAAGGTTCGTTTTTCGATATAATTGTTTTGATCAGTACATTTTTGCTAACTGTTTTGGTTGATTTGACTGTCGCCATCCAGGTTGGAGTTGTTCTATCTGCCATCCTGTTTATGAAACGAATGTCAGATTTAAGCGAAAAAAGAATTAACAATATTGTTGATACCGATATTATTGAAGATTATTCCAACTTGCCCAAAGAGATTAGTATTTACGAAATTAGCGGGCCCTTGTTTTTTGCTTCGGCCAGAAGATATTCGGAAGTATTGGAAGAAGTTGGAATAAAAAGTAAAGTACTGATTATTCGTATGCGACACGTATCTTTTGTCGACCAAACCGGAATACACAACCTTAAAGACACGCTAAAATTACTGAGAAATAAAGGTATCGTTGTTATTCTTTCAGGTGTAAACAAGGATGTTTTGGCCGATTTTGCAAAAAACGGCATTTCTGATATTTTAATGAAATTACACATTTGCGATTCATTTGAAAAGTCGTTGGAATTGGCTCAGTCTGAATTAAAAGTTCTTTCACCTTCTTAA
- a CDS encoding DUF5916 domain-containing protein encodes MKIAYTLIFLLCGGILFAQEKRNYTATTAENLNININGIFDEPEWQTANWENNFIQHEPIEGIAPSYQTEFALLYDANNIYVAIRAFDDPDSISMRMTRRDDIDGDLVGVFFDSYFDKRTSFGFIVSAAGVRSDVVNTNDGNNEDDTWDPIWWAKTSKTKTGWNAEIRIPLTQLRFEEGDEQHWGFQALRFIFRKDELSSWQPMKREQSGFTSQFGSLSGIKNIQPQNSMNLTPYVVARTERFEKEPENPFRSSGKANNINAGLDAKIGLTNYLTMDLTINPDFGQVEADPSEVNLSTYETFFEEKRPFFIEGKNILSYGLSFGDGDLAANNLFYSRRIGRRPHYSPDLNDGEYVDIPSFTNIIGAAKVTGKTKDGWSVGVLESVTNEENAEIKGIGNGRTQSVEPLTNYFVSRVQKDFNEGNTYIGGIITSVNRSINDENLEFLHKSAYTGGIDFVHKWNDKTWFVDAGIYGSQVNGTEEAILNTQTAYSRTYQRPDADYVTLDSTRTSLSGYGGKFTIGKESGRLKFAAIFNWKSPGLEINDIGFSPEVDEAMQIFWAGYRWYEPFSIFRNANVNFNQWTAYDFGGNLTVAGGNINGHAQFKNFWRTFGSFNMNGENLSHSALRGGPSLKTPGNRSFYTGIFSNNQKKLTVGIDGGMSTSFEKDFKNRKSFEIEVGYRPFQAMQIEISPEYSVSNDKLQYVEQVDYAGDKRYIMGTIHRKTLNMSIRLNYNITPDLTIQYWGQPFIATGDYSDYKYITDSRSDDLYDRFDLYTNEQISYNPEDEIYLIDDNQDGINDYSFDKPDFNVKEFLSNLVLRWEYRPGSIVYLVWSQNRNSYTNIGKFNFNNDIGDLFDEQPNNIFLVKFSYRIGR; translated from the coding sequence ATGAAAATTGCGTACACCTTAATTTTTCTACTTTGTGGAGGTATACTTTTTGCACAGGAAAAACGAAATTACACAGCAACAACCGCTGAAAACCTGAACATTAACATCAATGGTATTTTTGACGAACCCGAATGGCAAACTGCCAATTGGGAAAACAATTTTATTCAGCATGAACCCATTGAAGGAATTGCTCCATCGTACCAAACCGAATTTGCTCTTTTATACGACGCCAATAATATCTACGTAGCCATTCGGGCTTTTGATGATCCGGATAGTATATCGATGAGAATGACACGGCGGGATGATATTGATGGCGATTTAGTGGGAGTGTTTTTCGATTCATACTTTGACAAACGCACTTCATTTGGGTTTATCGTTTCGGCTGCAGGTGTGCGTTCGGATGTGGTAAATACCAACGATGGTAACAACGAAGATGACACCTGGGATCCTATTTGGTGGGCAAAAACCAGCAAAACAAAAACAGGATGGAACGCCGAGATTCGAATCCCACTAACACAGCTGCGTTTTGAGGAAGGTGATGAACAACACTGGGGATTTCAGGCATTACGTTTTATTTTCAGAAAAGATGAATTGTCATCGTGGCAACCCATGAAACGCGAACAGTCGGGTTTTACTTCTCAATTTGGGTCATTAAGTGGCATTAAAAATATTCAGCCACAAAACTCAATGAACTTAACTCCCTATGTTGTTGCCCGTACCGAACGCTTTGAAAAGGAACCTGAAAATCCCTTCAGAAGTTCAGGGAAGGCCAACAACATTAATGCAGGATTGGATGCTAAAATTGGATTAACAAACTATTTGACCATGGATTTAACAATTAATCCTGATTTTGGGCAAGTAGAAGCTGACCCCTCCGAAGTAAATCTGAGTACTTACGAAACATTTTTTGAGGAAAAAAGGCCGTTTTTTATCGAGGGCAAAAATATTTTATCATACGGATTATCGTTTGGCGATGGCGATTTGGCAGCCAATAACCTTTTTTATTCACGAAGAATTGGACGTCGCCCGCACTATTCACCCGATTTAAATGACGGTGAATATGTGGACATACCAAGTTTTACAAACATTATTGGCGCAGCAAAAGTTACCGGCAAAACAAAAGATGGCTGGTCGGTTGGCGTTTTGGAAAGTGTTACCAATGAAGAAAACGCAGAAATTAAAGGAATTGGAAATGGTCGGACGCAATCTGTTGAACCACTGACAAATTATTTTGTAAGCCGTGTTCAAAAGGATTTTAACGAAGGGAACACCTACATTGGTGGAATTATTACGTCGGTTAATCGAAGTATTAACGATGAAAACCTGGAATTTTTACATAAAAGTGCTTACACAGGAGGTATTGATTTTGTTCATAAATGGAACGACAAAACATGGTTTGTTGATGCCGGGATTTATGGCAGCCAGGTGAATGGAACTGAAGAAGCAATATTAAATACACAAACAGCTTATTCCCGCACCTATCAGCGCCCGGATGCCGATTATGTAACTCTTGATTCCACGCGAACTTCGTTAAGTGGCTACGGAGGAAAATTTACCATCGGTAAAGAAAGCGGACGCTTAAAGTTTGCCGCTATTTTTAACTGGAAATCGCCGGGACTTGAAATTAACGACATCGGATTCTCTCCGGAAGTGGACGAGGCCATGCAAATTTTTTGGGCCGGTTATCGTTGGTACGAACCATTTTCAATATTCCGAAATGCAAATGTCAACTTTAACCAATGGACTGCCTACGATTTTGGTGGAAATCTTACTGTTGCCGGTGGAAATATTAACGGGCACGCACAATTTAAAAACTTTTGGAGGACATTTGGTTCCTTTAACATGAACGGAGAAAACCTGTCGCATTCAGCACTGCGAGGAGGACCGTCTCTTAAAACCCCCGGTAACAGAAGCTTTTATACCGGAATATTTTCCAATAATCAGAAAAAACTGACAGTAGGTATTGATGGAGGAATGTCAACAAGTTTTGAAAAGGACTTTAAAAACCGAAAAAGTTTTGAAATAGAAGTTGGTTACCGTCCGTTCCAGGCCATGCAGATCGAAATTTCGCCTGAATATTCTGTTAGCAACGACAAACTGCAGTACGTGGAGCAAGTTGATTACGCGGGAGATAAACGATACATTATGGGTACTATCCATAGGAAAACATTGAACATGTCGATACGACTGAATTACAATATTACACCCGATTTGACCATTCAGTATTGGGGGCAGCCTTTTATTGCAACCGGCGATTATTCTGACTACAAGTACATAACCGATAGCAGATCGGATGATTTATACGACCGTTTTGATCTCTACACCAACGAGCAAATTTCATACAATCCTGAAGACGAAATCTATTTGATCGATGACAATCAGGATGGAATAAATGATTACAGTTTTGACAAACCCGATTTTAATGTAAAAGAGTTTTTATCCAATCTGGTTTTGCGTTGGGAATACCGGCCCGGTTCGATCGTTTACCTGGTGTGGTCGCAAAATAGAAACAGTTATACCAACATAGGCAAATTTAATTTCAACAACGATATTGGAGATCTTTTTGATGAGCAACCCAACAATATTTTTCTTGTAAAATTTTCGTATAGAATTGGCAGATAA